The following proteins are encoded in a genomic region of Magnolia sinica isolate HGM2019 chromosome 1, MsV1, whole genome shotgun sequence:
- the LOC131255393 gene encoding probable inactive receptor kinase At2g26730 translates to MAFPSVFLLFIFSLSLCNRVDSEPTEDKQALLSFLNQTPHENRLQWNSSDSACNWVGVFCDLNRSFVYSLRLPGIGLVGQIPAGTLGRLTQLRVLSLRSNRLSGPLPADFSGLKLLRNLYLQNNVFSGEFPPSLTGLTRLNRLDLSFNNFTGKIPSSVSNLTRLARLFLQNNSFSGNLPSINLTSLQQFNVSNNNLSGSIPITLQRFDKSSFAGNINLCGRPLIPCNPSPPPPAPSPASNPPQNPNQKSSKKLSKAAIIAISASAGGVAILLLLGLILFLCFRRHWRRQRPAKPPKEIAERSAAGVVPDTGTSSSKDESGVSGGLAERNKLVFFDGGTRSFDLEDLLRASAEVLGKGSMGTSYKAVLEEGTMVVVKRLKEVIAGKREFELQMEMLGKVHHENLVQLRAFYFSKDEKLLVFDFMEVGSLSSLLHGSKGAGRTPLDWAHRLKIAIAAGQGLAHLHVSRKMVHGNLKSSNILLAPGLQSARLSDYGLHTLCGTPTPPNRVPGYRAPELVDTRKSTFKSDVYSFGVLLLELLTGKAPTLAIIGEDGFDLPRWVQSVVREEWTAEVFDVELVREGPLVEEEMVQALQIALTCTSTVPDQRPAIQEVVRRIEEISHVEADVGKDKSTTEHPSEGSESHARPQTESSTV, encoded by the exons ATGGCGTTTCCTTCTGTTTTCTTACTCTTcattttctccctttctctctgcaaccgagtcgactcggagcCGACTGAGGACAAACAGGCTCTTCTGTCATTCCTCAACCAGACACCCCACGAGAACCGTCTGCAATGGAACTCATCTGACTCCGCCTGCAACTGGGTCGGCGTGTTTTGCGACTTGAATCGCTCATTCGTCTATTCTCTACGTCTCCCCGGCATCGGCCTCGTGGGTCAGATTCCGGCCGGCACACTAGGCCGGCTCACCCAGCTCCGCGTCCTCAGCCTCCGTTCCAATCGCCTCTCAGGCCCCCTTCCAGCTGACTTCTCTGGTCTCAAGCTTCTTCGCAACCTCTACCTTCAGAACAATGTCTTCTCCGGCGAATTCCCTCCGAGTCTGACAGGGTTAACCCGTCTGAACAGGTTGGACCTCTCCTTCAACAACTTCACCGGAAAAATACCCTCTTCCGTGAGCAATCTGACCAGACTCGCCCGCCTCTTCTTACAAAACAACAGCTTCTCCGGCAATCTCCCTTCCATCAATCTCACGAGCTTACAACAATTCAATGTCTCAAATAACAATCTCAGTGGTTCAATTCCGATAACCCTTCAACGATTCGACAAGTCGTCGTTCGCTGGAAACATTAATCTCTGTGGCAGGCCATTGATTCCCTGCAACCCATCACCCCCACCGCCAGCTCCGTCTCCAGCTTCGAATCCCCCACAAAACCCAAATCAGAAATCCTCCAAAAAGCTCTCGAAAGCGGCGATCATCGCAATATCGGCCTCTGCGGGCGGAGTGgcaattcttcttcttttgggtctTATTCTCTTCCTCTGTTTTAGGCGGCATTGGCGTCGGCAACGGCCTGCAAAACCTCCAAAGGAGATTGCTGAAAGATCAGCAGCAGGGGTGGTGCCGGACACCGGCACTTCATCGTCGAAAGACGAGAGCGGGGTGAGTGGAGGATTGGCGGAGAGGAACAAACTAGTGTTTTTCGATGGTGGGACTCGTAGCTTTGATCTGGAGGATCTGTTGCGGGCGTCGGCCGAGGTTTTAGGGAAAGGGAGTATGGGAACTTCGTATAAGGCGGTTTTGGAGGAAGGGACGATGGTTGTTGTGAAGAGATTGAAGGAGGTTATTGCTGGGAAGAGGGAATTTGAATTGCAGATGGAAATGTTGGGGAAGGTGCATCACGAGAATTTGGTGCAGCTGAGAGCATTTTACTTTTCCAAGGACGAGAAGTTGCTGGTTTTCGATTTCATGGAAGTAGGAAGCTTGTCTTCTCTTCTACATG GCAGCAAGGGCGCTGGCCGTACACCCCTTGACTGGGCCCACAGGCTAAAGATCGCCATCGCGGCAGGCCAGGGCCTGGCCCACCTCCACGTATCGAGGAAGATGGTGCACGGTAACCTCAAGTCCTCCAACATCCTCCTCGCCCCAGGTCTGCAATCCGCCCGGCTCTCAGACTACGGCCTTCACACCCTCTGTGGCACCCCCACGCCTCCCAACCGCGTTCCAGGCTATCGTGCGCCGGAGCTCGTCGACACCCGCAAGTCCACCTTCAAGTCCGACGTCTACAGCTTCGGCGTCCTGCTGCTGGAGCTTCTGACTGGGAAGGCCCCCACGCTCGCCATAATCGGGGAGGATGGGTTCGATCTGCCGCGATGGGTTCAGTCGGTGGTCCGCGAGGAATGGACGGCCGAGGTTTTTGATGTGGAGCTTGTGCGGGAGGGGCCGTTGGTGGAGGAGGAGATGGTGCAGGCTCTCCAGATTGCGTTGACCTGCACGTCCACCGTACCGGATCAAAGACCTGCTATCCAGGAGGTGGTGCGCAGGATAGAGGAAATCAGCCACGTGGAAGCTGATGTGGGGAAGGATAAGTCGACGACCGAGCATCCGTCGGAAGGATCCGAATCTCACGCGCGGCCACAAACGGAGTCGAGTACAGTCTAG